The following proteins come from a genomic window of Shewanella halifaxensis HAW-EB4:
- a CDS encoding GNAT family N-acetyltransferase yields MIADRIPLDKGKTILVDIDIRHSHDADIDGICRLYSQQSCYAGTLQHPFPSLHSWQKRLLDLPDNCYSLIAVRDGDIVGQIGMEVFNNPRRKHVANIGMAVDEAYRGIGIASAMLEAMISLAQNWLAVRRIELEVYTDNHLAISLYKKHGFVIEGEMREYAFRNGEYIDAFLMANVRD; encoded by the coding sequence GTGATCGCAGACCGGATCCCGTTAGATAAGGGGAAAACTATTTTGGTAGATATTGATATTCGTCACAGTCATGATGCCGATATTGATGGTATTTGCCGGCTCTACAGCCAACAAAGTTGTTATGCAGGTACTCTACAGCACCCCTTTCCATCGTTACATTCATGGCAAAAACGTCTGCTGGATCTGCCAGATAACTGCTATAGCCTTATTGCAGTGAGAGACGGAGACATCGTTGGTCAAATAGGGATGGAGGTGTTTAATAATCCTCGGCGTAAACACGTAGCTAATATCGGTATGGCTGTAGATGAAGCCTATCGAGGAATTGGAATCGCCTCTGCAATGCTTGAAGCCATGATATCACTTGCACAAAATTGGCTTGCAGTAAGACGAATAGAACTTGAAGTCTACACCGATAATCACTTAGCAATTAGTCTCTATAAAAAACATGGCTTCGTGATTGAGGGCGAAATGCGTGAATATGCTTTTCGTAATGGAGAGTATATAGACGCATTTCTGATGGCAAATGTCAGAGATTAA
- a CDS encoding YcxB family protein translates to MNEQYSYTTQYTLDKSHFSECYDESVVVDTSIRAYRKAIIFTIVGTALMLTNINGYASWFIIALGALEALNVYFRKPWWLMRQMMSKAANNEVTLTIDESGITNDSFYVQGTILWQDISSITSTERGFLIKHSKGTSYLSKRSLDEQATQFVLAKTPEKNS, encoded by the coding sequence ATGAACGAACAATATAGCTACACCACTCAATACACATTAGATAAAAGCCATTTTAGTGAGTGCTACGATGAGTCTGTTGTGGTCGACACATCCATACGCGCGTACCGCAAGGCCATTATCTTCACGATAGTGGGTACCGCCTTAATGCTAACCAATATCAATGGTTATGCCTCTTGGTTCATCATCGCCCTAGGCGCACTCGAAGCCCTAAATGTCTACTTTAGAAAGCCGTGGTGGCTGATGCGCCAAATGATGAGTAAGGCCGCTAACAACGAAGTGACCCTAACCATAGACGAGTCAGGTATTACTAATGACTCCTTCTACGTTCAAGGCACTATTTTGTGGCAAGATATCAGTAGCATCACCTCCACAGAGCGAGGTTTCTTAATCAAACACAGCAAGGGAACCAGTTACCTATCTAAGCGCAGTCTAGATGAGCAAGCCACTCAATTTGTGCTAGCTAAGACTCCAGAGAAAAACAGTTAA
- a CDS encoding DUF1971 domain-containing protein: MTKIPTDYVNYKSTPVFEKDNVPKMFLHLHNTKAGVYGQIQVLSGALKFYGFRDRRGEVEQELILKAGDTGVSPPQYWHKVEFLTDDTQFRVDFWAQQSSDIVVQNLSERD, from the coding sequence ATGACTAAGATCCCTACTGATTACGTTAATTATAAATCCACACCGGTATTTGAAAAAGATAATGTGCCCAAGATGTTTCTTCATCTGCATAACACTAAGGCTGGCGTCTACGGTCAAATTCAGGTGTTAAGCGGAGCGCTTAAGTTCTACGGGTTCAGAGATAGGCGAGGTGAGGTGGAGCAAGAGCTCATTCTCAAGGCCGGCGATACAGGGGTGTCACCTCCTCAGTATTGGCACAAGGTGGAGTTTCTCACCGATGATACACAATTTAGAGTCGATTTTTGGGCGCAACAGAGCTCAGATATTGTTGTTCAAAACCTATCTGAGCGTGATTGA
- a CDS encoding universal stress protein, whose protein sequence is MIAYHHTLTVIDNDSPAQFALNKALQLAKKTNSKVTALKIDRPYSNLLSKIGLIPNNALDPMLFVKKLLAKYQRQGVEVEIKSINNLKDHVALLNETQSGDYDLVIINNKHHNAILSEFIPRGEAHLLRDCEQPIMIVGNKSWRPQGHILTALETADSNTEHKELNQCLIDDSQQLASLLDNDIHLLNCYQLENWSMSVTKVSHQSSDEEQKKQHWDRLVNSAKSYHLADDHLHLEQGLPDHVIPTVANQCNANLLVIGAGEHHGVIGELKGHTSSVLVDELKCDILAIKPHLH, encoded by the coding sequence ATGATTGCGTACCACCATACATTAACGGTGATAGATAATGACTCACCGGCACAATTTGCACTAAACAAGGCGTTACAGCTTGCAAAAAAAACCAACTCTAAAGTCACAGCATTAAAAATCGATCGCCCCTACAGCAACCTATTAAGCAAAATAGGGCTAATTCCAAATAACGCCCTTGACCCTATGCTTTTTGTAAAAAAACTTTTAGCCAAGTACCAACGTCAAGGCGTAGAGGTAGAGATAAAAAGCATCAATAACCTCAAAGATCATGTCGCGCTCCTCAATGAAACACAGAGTGGCGACTACGATTTAGTCATCATTAACAATAAACATCACAATGCAATCTTGAGTGAATTTATCCCTCGTGGTGAAGCCCATCTTCTGCGTGATTGCGAGCAACCCATTATGATTGTGGGCAATAAAAGCTGGCGACCTCAAGGGCATATCCTCACAGCCTTAGAAACTGCTGACTCCAATACCGAACACAAGGAATTAAACCAGTGCCTAATCGATGATAGCCAACAACTCGCATCTCTATTGGACAATGACATTCACCTACTTAACTGTTATCAGTTGGAAAACTGGAGTATGTCGGTCACTAAAGTGAGTCACCAAAGCTCAGATGAAGAGCAAAAAAAGCAACATTGGGACCGCTTAGTCAACAGCGCTAAAAGCTACCATCTAGCAGATGATCACCTGCACCTTGAGCAAGGGTTACCGGATCATGTCATCCCCACGGTAGCAAACCAATGTAATGCCAATCTTTTGGTTATTGGAGCCGGTGAGCACCATGGGGTAATCGGTGAGTTAAAAGGTCACACATCATCAGTACTCGTCGATGAACTTAAATGCGATATCTTAGCGATCAAGCCCCACCTGCACTAA
- a CDS encoding VOC family protein: protein MMRLEHLNLVVRDIPTTLEFYQAIFPHWQIRGGGKSSWHGVERNWVHFGDDYQYLTFNDDGNEDNRDLSGHQVGLAHFAYVTDDLDGVIERLKASGYPVDKAGAEEPYRRNVYFIDPDGYEVEFVEYLTDIPTMRNRYE, encoded by the coding sequence ATGATGCGTTTAGAGCATTTAAATTTAGTGGTTAGAGATATTCCAACGACCTTGGAGTTTTACCAAGCAATATTTCCACATTGGCAAATACGCGGAGGCGGCAAATCTAGCTGGCATGGCGTAGAGCGTAACTGGGTTCACTTTGGCGATGATTATCAATACCTAACATTTAATGATGACGGTAATGAAGATAACCGCGACTTAAGCGGGCACCAAGTGGGTTTAGCCCACTTTGCTTATGTCACCGATGATCTTGATGGGGTAATTGAGCGCCTCAAAGCTAGCGGCTACCCGGTAGATAAAGCTGGTGCAGAAGAGCCCTATCGTCGTAATGTGTACTTCATCGATCCCGATGGCTACGAAGTTGAGTTTGTCGAATATCTCACTGATATCCCGACAATGCGCAATCGTTATGAGTAG
- a CDS encoding NAD(P)H-dependent oxidoreductase produces the protein MELVIVSASQRSQSQSAKVARYLNERVEGFSKVNHIELYQYNLPFWDGSAETKSAAGSRWPIISQQINKADALVLITPEWGGMASPLMKNFLLMCDKQDTAHKPALLVAVVSGISGAYPIAELRMNALKNNKLVAIPDHLIIRNVEQVLNHDKPDDERELHLRERIDYSLHMLEQYSEALKTIRYQHQNQPFPKQQEYSYGM, from the coding sequence ATGGAATTAGTCATCGTAAGTGCCAGCCAGAGAAGCCAGTCACAAAGTGCAAAAGTTGCGCGTTATCTTAACGAACGAGTCGAGGGTTTTAGCAAGGTTAATCACATCGAGCTTTACCAGTACAACTTACCCTTTTGGGATGGTTCAGCGGAAACCAAATCTGCCGCAGGTAGTCGCTGGCCTATCATTTCTCAGCAAATAAATAAGGCTGATGCCTTAGTATTAATCACACCTGAATGGGGCGGTATGGCTTCGCCATTAATGAAGAACTTTTTGTTGATGTGTGACAAGCAAGATACCGCCCATAAACCAGCACTTTTAGTGGCCGTTGTCAGCGGGATCAGCGGCGCCTATCCCATCGCAGAATTGAGAATGAATGCCTTAAAGAACAATAAGCTTGTAGCAATACCCGATCACTTAATCATTCGAAATGTCGAGCAGGTGCTTAACCATGATAAGCCAGATGATGAGCGAGAGTTACATTTACGAGAGCGTATAGACTACAGTTTGCATATGCTAGAGCAATACAGTGAAGCCTTAAAAACGATCCGTTATCAGCACCAAAACCAACCTTTTCCAAAACAGCAGGAGTATAGCTACGGCATGTAG
- a CDS encoding helix-turn-helix transcriptional regulator, whose protein sequence is MKTSDKILQMLKTQGELSAKVIASELGLTTMGVRQHLQSLEESRDVIFEDRKAIRGRPTRFWALTPQSNSHFSDRHEELTVQLIDSVKTVFGDSGLNQLIAHREGASLALYRNALTATDTLAAKLQVLAQLRTDEGYMATVKYSDGCYWLLENHCPICAAASACVNFCRSELQLFQALLQDEAIVSREEHIIEGARRCAYKVQPHPDEK, encoded by the coding sequence ATGAAAACCAGCGATAAGATTTTGCAGATGTTAAAAACTCAAGGCGAGTTAAGCGCCAAAGTGATTGCCAGTGAGTTAGGGCTAACTACGATGGGCGTGCGTCAGCATCTACAAAGCCTCGAAGAAAGTCGCGATGTGATTTTTGAAGATAGAAAGGCGATTCGGGGACGACCTACGCGTTTTTGGGCACTGACGCCGCAAAGTAATAGCCACTTTTCAGATAGGCACGAAGAGCTGACCGTGCAGCTGATTGATTCGGTTAAAACCGTGTTTGGTGACAGTGGCTTAAATCAGCTTATTGCTCACCGAGAAGGAGCGTCACTTGCGCTGTATCGCAATGCATTAACCGCTACAGATACCTTAGCGGCAAAGCTACAAGTCTTGGCTCAGCTACGTACAGACGAAGGTTATATGGCGACAGTTAAATATAGTGACGGTTGCTATTGGCTACTTGAGAACCACTGTCCTATCTGCGCCGCGGCATCAGCATGTGTTAACTTTTGCCGCTCAGAGTTACAGTTATTTCAGGCTTTGCTGCAAGATGAGGCGATAGTGAGCCGCGAAGAACACATTATCGAAGGTGCACGTCGCTGTGCCTATAAAGTACAGCCCCACCCAGATGAGAAATAG
- a CDS encoding 16S rRNA pseudouridine(516) synthase, whose protein sequence is MESKRARLDRFISVKTGINKKYVRLLLAKGQVLVDGEIARDIDLIIDQFSHVSLDGQVLQANAPSYVMLYKPVGVVSATIDDKHKTVIDLLDREDKHSLHIVGRLDLNTSGLLLLTNDGRWSKKLMSPQHKVDKVYRVTLKNPIDESYIVAFAAGMYFAFEDITTQPAKLEIVDDHTALVTLVEGRYHQIKRMFGRFRNPVIGLHRLSVGTIELGLQLAVGESRDLSESEIQNV, encoded by the coding sequence ATGGAATCGAAACGTGCACGGCTAGATAGATTTATCAGCGTTAAAACAGGCATTAACAAAAAATACGTTAGATTACTGTTGGCTAAAGGGCAAGTGCTGGTGGACGGTGAAATTGCGCGCGATATCGATTTGATTATCGATCAGTTTTCCCATGTCAGTTTAGATGGCCAGGTGCTACAAGCGAATGCGCCTAGCTATGTGATGCTGTATAAGCCTGTCGGTGTGGTGAGTGCTACAATCGATGATAAGCACAAGACGGTTATCGATCTATTAGATAGAGAAGATAAGCATAGCTTGCACATCGTAGGGCGACTTGACTTGAATACGTCGGGCTTGCTGTTGCTGACTAATGATGGCCGTTGGTCGAAGAAGTTAATGTCGCCGCAGCACAAGGTGGATAAGGTATACCGAGTGACGCTTAAAAACCCTATCGATGAATCCTATATCGTAGCCTTTGCTGCTGGGATGTACTTTGCGTTTGAGGATATCACTACTCAACCCGCTAAACTTGAGATTGTCGATGACCATACTGCCTTAGTGACCTTGGTTGAGGGACGCTATCATCAGATTAAGCGGATGTTTGGTCGTTTTCGCAACCCGGTTATTGGTTTACACCGATTATCGGTTGGTACGATTGAACTGGGCTTGCAACTGGCAGTTGGAGAGAGTCGGGACCTGTCGGAGAGTGAAATTCAAAATGTTTAA
- a CDS encoding acetate uptake transporter, with product MSTQLANPAPLGLMGFGMTTVLLNIHNAGFFPIDSMILAMGIFYGGIAQVIVGIMCFKRGDTFGTTAFTSYGLFWLTLVGLLVMPKMGFAASPAAFMGWYLLLWGLFTAALFVGSLRYPRAKQVVFASLTILFFLLAARDFTGSELIGTIAGYEGIFCGLSAIYFAMAQVLNAEFGRVILPVGPVAVAAFEPVEEKKACC from the coding sequence ATGTCGACACAACTAGCTAACCCAGCTCCACTTGGCCTAATGGGCTTTGGTATGACTACGGTTTTACTAAACATCCATAACGCTGGCTTCTTCCCAATTGATTCTATGATCCTAGCTATGGGAATTTTCTACGGCGGTATAGCTCAAGTTATCGTTGGTATCATGTGCTTTAAGCGTGGCGATACTTTCGGTACAACAGCATTTACTTCTTACGGTTTATTCTGGCTAACGCTAGTAGGCCTATTAGTTATGCCTAAGATGGGTTTTGCTGCAAGCCCAGCTGCATTCATGGGTTGGTACTTGCTACTATGGGGTCTGTTTACTGCGGCACTATTTGTTGGCTCATTACGTTACCCACGTGCTAAGCAAGTTGTATTTGCATCATTAACTATTCTGTTCTTCCTACTAGCGGCACGTGATTTCACTGGTAGCGAGTTAATCGGCACTATCGCTGGCTACGAAGGTATCTTCTGTGGTTTAAGCGCAATCTACTTTGCTATGGCACAAGTATTAAATGCTGAGTTTGGCCGCGTTATTTTACCAGTTGGTCCAGTTGCAGTTGCTGCATTTGAGCCAGTTGAAGAGAAGAAAGCGTGTTGCTAA
- a CDS encoding MFS transporter: MSDSNDAYADNDLREVKQLGMWASIASLSYIFWIVGGMELVERIAYYGVKASAGLYAKAPVSEGGLGISLSDYGIIIAIWAFMQTFIPVFTGGISDRVGYKETIFASTIIKIAGYLVMAFFPSFYGFLFGAILLAGGTGIFKPGIQGTLVLSTGRQNTSMAWGIFYQVVNIGGFLGPLVAVHMRQLSWDNVFYACAAIISLNFLFLLAYKEPGKEERMERNRKIKAGEIHQEALWRDALHELKKPIVIYYMLVFAGFWFLFNSLFDVLPIHISEWVDTSVIVTSLFGPDGTSNGFFQFWLGLDNTGTKVMPEGMLNLNAGMIMTTCFLVAALTAKYRITTAMLAGCLLSILAFVLIGATNAAWMIVLAIAMFSFGEMMISPKKNEFMGNIAPEGKKAMYLGFVMLPQGIGWTLEGYFGPKLYEMYASKEVFSRELLAERGMSAADISAIPQGEAFTTLVAYTGESAQALTTLLYNTHDIGMAWYIIAAIGSISAIGIYLYGKWLFKLQQR; the protein is encoded by the coding sequence ATGAGCGATTCGAACGATGCTTATGCAGATAACGACCTAAGGGAAGTTAAGCAGCTAGGTATGTGGGCTTCTATTGCCAGCTTAAGTTACATTTTCTGGATTGTCGGTGGCATGGAGCTGGTTGAGCGAATTGCCTATTACGGCGTCAAGGCCAGTGCAGGCTTATATGCAAAGGCTCCCGTCTCTGAAGGCGGTTTGGGCATTAGCCTAAGCGATTACGGTATTATTATTGCCATCTGGGCATTTATGCAGACCTTTATCCCTGTTTTTACTGGCGGGATCTCGGACCGAGTTGGCTATAAAGAGACTATTTTCGCCTCGACTATTATCAAGATTGCAGGCTACCTAGTGATGGCCTTCTTCCCCAGCTTTTATGGTTTCCTTTTTGGTGCCATATTACTTGCGGGCGGTACCGGTATATTTAAGCCCGGGATCCAAGGTACATTAGTCCTTTCTACAGGTCGACAAAACACCTCGATGGCGTGGGGAATATTCTACCAAGTCGTCAATATCGGTGGTTTCTTAGGACCACTCGTTGCCGTACATATGCGCCAGCTATCATGGGATAATGTATTTTATGCCTGTGCCGCAATTATCTCGCTTAACTTCCTATTCTTACTCGCCTATAAAGAGCCAGGTAAAGAAGAGCGTATGGAGAGAAACCGTAAGATTAAAGCCGGAGAGATCCACCAAGAAGCACTCTGGCGTGATGCCTTACACGAACTCAAAAAGCCTATCGTTATCTACTATATGTTAGTTTTTGCGGGTTTTTGGTTCCTGTTCAACTCGCTATTTGATGTGTTACCAATCCATATTTCTGAGTGGGTCGATACCAGTGTGATTGTGACGTCACTATTTGGACCAGACGGTACCTCTAATGGCTTCTTCCAATTCTGGCTTGGACTCGATAATACCGGTACTAAGGTGATGCCTGAGGGCATGCTAAACCTGAACGCGGGTATGATCATGACAACCTGTTTCTTGGTTGCCGCATTAACCGCTAAATATCGTATCACGACAGCCATGCTAGCCGGCTGCTTGTTGAGTATTTTGGCGTTCGTATTGATTGGTGCGACAAACGCGGCATGGATGATTGTTCTTGCGATTGCGATGTTCTCATTCGGTGAGATGATGATCAGCCCAAAGAAAAATGAGTTTATGGGTAATATCGCACCAGAAGGTAAAAAAGCCATGTACTTGGGCTTTGTAATGTTACCGCAGGGTATCGGTTGGACGCTTGAAGGTTACTTTGGCCCTAAACTGTACGAGATGTATGCATCAAAAGAAGTTTTTTCTCGCGAACTATTGGCCGAACGCGGAATGAGCGCAGCAGATATCAGTGCGATTCCACAAGGCGAAGCCTTTACAACTTTGGTTGCCTATACTGGTGAGAGTGCACAAGCACTGACAACGCTTTTATATAACACCCATGACATAGGTATGGCTTGGTATATTATCGCCGCAATCGGTAGCATCTCAGCAATTGGTATTTACCTTTATGGTAAGTGGTTGTTTAAGCTTCAGCAGCGTTAA
- a CDS encoding LrgB family protein → MSHSAIGIFCLVLTLVGYYASKALYRRQRKVWFAPIIVAPVLILLVVINLNITVTDYFTYTHWLAAMLTPATIAFAVPIYRERQLIKQYPLTLTLGVITGLLLGVTSSWGLAHLTNMPAQISHSLMVRSVSTPFAIEATGAFGGVPELTAMLVLLTGIMGMLICEPLFKVAKIRSSVAKGVALGASAHGAGAAKASEIGRQEGVIASLTMIFTGIAMVLSAPLFAAILK, encoded by the coding sequence GTGAGCCACTCAGCCATAGGTATATTCTGTTTGGTCTTAACATTGGTAGGCTACTACGCCAGCAAGGCCCTCTATCGTCGTCAACGCAAAGTGTGGTTTGCCCCAATTATTGTTGCCCCGGTACTTATCTTGCTGGTCGTGATTAACTTAAACATTACGGTTACAGATTACTTTACCTATACCCATTGGTTAGCCGCAATGCTCACTCCCGCAACGATAGCGTTTGCGGTACCAATTTACCGTGAGAGGCAACTTATCAAACAGTACCCCTTAACCTTGACCCTAGGGGTGATCACTGGACTATTGCTGGGGGTAACCTCATCATGGGGATTGGCCCATTTAACCAATATGCCGGCACAGATCTCCCACAGTTTAATGGTGCGCTCGGTATCGACGCCTTTTGCCATCGAAGCCACCGGGGCGTTTGGCGGAGTCCCCGAGCTGACAGCCATGCTGGTACTGCTTACAGGAATTATGGGGATGTTAATCTGTGAGCCACTGTTTAAAGTGGCTAAAATTCGCAGCTCAGTGGCCAAAGGGGTAGCCTTAGGCGCATCGGCACACGGTGCGGGCGCAGCCAAGGCGAGTGAAATAGGCAGACAAGAGGGGGTTATTGCCAGCCTAACCATGATCTTTACCGGGATAGCCATGGTCTTAAGTGCCCCCCTATTTGCCGCCATATTAAAATAG
- a CDS encoding CidA/LrgA family protein, producing the protein MASLAKRAQVNLKHQALTGTQIALLCLFAWGCQILADQVNSPIPGGVIGLGILLLLLASKLLPETSVNLGSSWLIGDLLLFFIPPVVAVIKYQDLLEHYGVVLIGSMLIASSCVLLGTAFTVDRLFKYERKKHLRKHLASSKAQIIPLQRVDLPSKERKAA; encoded by the coding sequence ATGGCAAGCCTTGCCAAACGTGCTCAGGTTAACCTTAAACACCAAGCCCTTACTGGCACACAGATAGCCCTTCTTTGTTTGTTTGCTTGGGGCTGTCAAATCTTGGCGGACCAGGTTAACTCCCCGATCCCCGGTGGTGTTATCGGCCTTGGGATCTTATTGTTACTATTGGCCAGTAAGTTACTGCCCGAGACGAGTGTCAATCTAGGTTCAAGCTGGCTAATTGGCGATCTGCTACTGTTTTTTATTCCTCCCGTGGTTGCTGTGATTAAATACCAAGATCTACTTGAACATTATGGCGTGGTGCTTATTGGCTCTATGCTAATTGCGAGCAGTTGCGTGCTGTTAGGCACAGCATTTACCGTAGATAGGCTATTTAAATATGAGCGTAAAAAGCACCTAAGAAAACACTTAGCGTCTTCAAAAGCTCAAATTATACCGCTACAGCGTGTCGATTTACCGAGTAAAGAGAGGAAAGCAGCGTGA
- a CDS encoding LysR family transcriptional regulator — protein MDLKALHYFTQVVDAGGFAKASRNVFLTQPALSKAIKALEEELDMVLLERGKRGTQIKLTAAGEVVYRHAELLMSQRQSMLSELDALKNLTGGTLKLGLAPLGSAELFAPVIAKFRLQYPKVDMRLLVRGGIEQTLALQKDEIELATGIIEFDGEFDGLRIRNDPMVVVVPKTHALAECKELQLKDLQSLSQVMFEPEYALYELILNACDKAGFIPAEITRVSHADFGIALVAAGTGIMVLPQIIAERYRVDAVVNVPLAAHDLRWELSLFWRKQQSLSFAAKAMIELVKLQLEQTAVPE, from the coding sequence ATGGATCTTAAAGCGCTGCACTATTTTACCCAGGTCGTTGACGCAGGTGGTTTTGCCAAGGCGAGTCGCAATGTATTTCTCACTCAACCCGCACTTTCTAAGGCGATTAAAGCCTTAGAGGAGGAGCTAGATATGGTGTTGCTGGAGCGAGGAAAACGCGGCACCCAGATTAAGCTTACTGCGGCTGGGGAGGTGGTATATCGTCACGCAGAGCTGTTGATGTCACAGCGCCAATCCATGCTATCTGAGCTGGACGCACTGAAAAACCTGACGGGCGGTACATTGAAGTTAGGCTTGGCGCCCCTTGGCAGCGCCGAGTTATTTGCCCCGGTGATTGCCAAGTTTAGGCTGCAATACCCTAAGGTGGATATGCGGTTGTTGGTTCGTGGTGGTATTGAGCAAACCTTAGCCCTACAGAAAGATGAGATTGAGTTGGCGACCGGGATTATCGAGTTTGATGGTGAATTCGACGGGTTAAGGATCCGCAATGATCCTATGGTCGTGGTTGTGCCTAAAACCCATGCCCTAGCTGAATGTAAGGAGCTGCAACTTAAAGACTTACAGTCTCTTTCGCAGGTGATGTTTGAGCCTGAATATGCCCTCTATGAGTTGATCTTAAACGCTTGCGATAAAGCCGGTTTTATTCCCGCGGAAATAACACGAGTCAGTCATGCCGATTTTGGTATCGCACTGGTCGCGGCAGGCACTGGGATTATGGTGTTACCGCAAATCATTGCCGAGCGTTATCGCGTCGATGCGGTGGTCAATGTGCCGCTTGCGGCACATGATCTCAGGTGGGAGCTGTCGCTATTTTGGCGCAAGCAGCAGAGCCTCTCTTTTGCGGCAAAGGCGATGATAGAGCTAGTTAAGCTGCAACTAGAACAGACTGCCGTGCCCGAATAA
- a CDS encoding YqaE/Pmp3 family membrane protein: MDTNKLLLIIIAILLPPVAVFLKSGVGKDLLINIILCLLFFVPGVLHALWVVTK; this comes from the coding sequence ATGGATACCAACAAGCTGTTACTCATCATCATCGCGATTCTACTACCACCTGTGGCGGTTTTTTTAAAAAGTGGTGTAGGTAAAGACCTATTGATCAACATTATTCTCTGCCTGCTTTTCTTTGTGCCAGGCGTATTACACGCGCTCTGGGTCGTTACTAAGTAG
- the amrA gene encoding AmmeMemoRadiSam system protein A, translated as MPALPAVKLSQSEKRQLLTIVRDTLIAAFYPDYVVKKQRQLDGGLEQLKLGCFVTLTLDGELKGCIGHIESDRPITELLPALATSSAFNDRRFPPLVESQLNSLRIELSLLSEMQGVEVNEQAELQRYLKGNSLGLVLSEGDRRAVFLPQVWQQLPEPKEFIEALKAKGGWDRDYWSSNMKVEVFSVTHFSEKQQYS; from the coding sequence ATGCCAGCTTTGCCAGCCGTTAAACTCAGCCAATCAGAGAAGCGGCAACTGCTAACTATAGTCCGTGACACGCTTATTGCAGCCTTTTACCCTGACTATGTTGTAAAAAAACAACGGCAACTCGATGGTGGGCTTGAGCAACTAAAACTTGGCTGCTTCGTTACCCTAACCTTAGATGGAGAGCTCAAGGGCTGCATAGGTCATATTGAATCTGACCGTCCGATTACCGAGCTACTGCCCGCACTCGCAACCAGCAGCGCCTTCAACGATCGACGCTTTCCCCCCTTAGTCGAATCTCAACTTAACTCCCTTCGCATAGAGCTCTCCCTTCTGTCAGAGATGCAAGGGGTCGAAGTCAATGAGCAGGCGGAACTGCAGCGCTATCTTAAGGGGAACTCATTAGGCTTAGTGTTAAGTGAAGGCGATAGAAGAGCCGTGTTTCTGCCACAGGTTTGGCAGCAATTACCTGAGCCTAAAGAGTTTATCGAGGCACTCAAAGCCAAGGGGGGCTGGGACAGAGACTATTGGTCTTCTAATATGAAGGTCGAAGTCTTTAGCGTGACTCATTTTAGCGAAAAGCAGCAGTACAGCTAA